Proteins encoded together in one Coffea arabica cultivar ET-39 chromosome 2c, Coffea Arabica ET-39 HiFi, whole genome shotgun sequence window:
- the LOC113726204 gene encoding probable alpha,alpha-trehalose-phosphate synthase [UDP-forming] 7, which produces MMSRSYTNLLDLASGNFPVMGRERGERKRLPRVMTVPGVISELDDDQANSVSSDVQSSVAVDRVIIVANQLPVKAKRRPDNVGWSFSWDEDSLFLHIKDGLPDDMEVIYVGSLRVEVDSSEQDDVSQLLLDRFKCVPAFLPPDILAKYYHGFCKQHLWPLFHYMLPFSASHGGRFDRSWWEAYVAANKIFSQKVIEVINPDDDYVWIHDYHLMVLPTILRRRFNRLRMGFFLHSPFPSSEIYRTLPLREEILKALLNADLIGFHTFDYARHFLSCCSRMLGLEYQSKRGYIGLEYFGRTVGIKIMPVGIHMGQIESVLKFADKEWRLEELKQQFAGQTVLLGVDDMDIFKGVNLKLLAMEQMLNQHPKWLGRAVLVQIANPARGKGKDLEEIQAEIQASCKRINDNFRQPGYEPIIFIDRPVSLSERAAYYTAAECVVVTAVRDGMNLTPYEYIVCRQGIPGSESTSDSNSPKKSMIVVSEFIGCSPSLSGAIRVNPWNVEATAEALHEAISMQDAEKQLRHEKHYKYVSTHDVAYWSRSFFQDLERTCKDHFRRRCWGIGLSFGFRVVALDPNFRKLSIDDIVSDYSRAKNRAILLDYDGTVMPQTTISKIPSQEVISIFNKLCSDVKNTVFLVSGRGRDSLGKWFSPCKNLGIAAEHGYYLRWPSDGEWEMCGQSNDFGWMQLAEPVMQLYTESTDGSYIENKESAIVWHHRDADPGFGSSQAKEMLEHLESVLANEPVAVKSGQFIVEVKPQGVSKGVVAEKIFASMTERGRQADFVLCIGDDRSDEDMFEIIGDAMNSGVLSSNTSVYACTVGQKPSKAKYYLDDTSEVIMMLEALADASDSVPSSVAFTESSD; this is translated from the exons ATGATGTCCAGATCATATACTAATTTACTGGATCTAGCATCCGGTAATTTCCCTGTGATGGGCCGTGAAAGAGGCGAAAGAAAGCGCCTCCCACGGGTAATGACAGTTCCTGGGGTAATTTCTGAGCTGGATGATGATCAAGCTAACAGTGTTTCGTCGGATGTTCAGTCATCTGTTGCCGTAGACCGTGTGATTATTGTGGCTAATCAGCTTCCTGTAAAGGCAAAACGTAGGCCAGATAATGTAGGTTGGAGTTTTAGTTGGGATGAGGATTCATTGTTTTTGCATATAAAGGACGGCTTACCAGATGATATGGAGGTTATATATGTAGGGTCTTTGAGAGTAGAGGTCGATTCTAGTGAACAGGATGATGTTTCGCAGTTACTGTTGGATAGGTTCAAGTGTGTACCGGCATTTTTGCCTCCAGACATTCTGGCCAAATATTATCATGGCTTCTGTAAGCAACATTTGTGGCCACTTTTCCATTATATGCTACCATTTTCTGCCAGTCATGGGGGTCGATTTGACCGCTCTTGGTGGGAGGCGTATGTTGCAGCAAACAAGATCTTCTCACAGAAAGTTATTGAGGTGATAAATCCTGATGATGATTATGTTTGGATTCATGATTATCATCTGATGGTTCTGCCTACTATCCTGCGGAGGCGCTTTAATCGGTTAAGAATGGGTTTTTTCCTACACAGCCCCTTCCCTTCATCAGAGATTTATAGGACTCTACCATTGAGAGAGGAGATTTTGAAGGCACTGCTGAATGCTGATCTTATTGGGTTCCATACATTTGACTATGCCCGGCATTTCCTTTCTTGCTGTAGCCGTATGCTTGGTTTGGAGTATCAGTCGAAAAGGGGTTACATTGGATTAGAGTACTTCGGAAGGACGGTGGGGATAAAGATCATGCCTGTCGGGATTCATATGGGACAGATTGAATCTGTGTTGAAGTTTGCAGATAAAGAATGGAGGCTGGAAGAGCTCAAACAACAATTTGCAGGCCAAACAGTGTTGCTTGGAGTAGACGACATGGACATTTTTAAAGGTGTCAATTTAAAGCTTTTGGCAATGGAGCAAATGCTAAACCAGCACCCTAAGTGGCTGGGAAGGGCAGTCCTAGTGCAGATTGCCAATCCTGCTAGAGGGAAGGGCAAGGATTTAGAGGAAATTCAAGCAGAGATACAAGCTAGCTGCAAGAGAATCAATGATAATTTCCGGCAGCCTGGTTATGAACCCATTATCTTTATTGATAGACCAGTTTCCCTCAGTGAGAGAGCAGCATATTACACTGCAGCTGAATGTGTTGTAGTTACAGCTGTAAGGGATGGAATGAACCTGACTCCATATGAGTACATAGTTTGCAGGCAAGGAATCCCGGGGTCCGAGTCTACTTCTGATTCAAATTCTCCCAAGAAAAGCATGATAGTGGTTTCTGAGTTCATTGGATGCTCTCCTTCACTCAGCGGTGCTATTCGAGTTAACCCTTGGAATGTTGAAGCAACTGCTGAAGCATTACATGAGGCCATTTCAATGCAGGATGCTGAGAAACAGTTGCGCCATGAGAAGCATTATAAATATGTCAGCACCCATGATGTTGCCTATTGGTCGCGTAGCTTCTTCCAAGATTTGGAAAGAACTTGCAAGGATCATTTCAGACGCAGGTGTTGGGGAATAGGTTTGAGCTTTGGTTTTAGGGTTGTTGCACTTGACCCTAATTTTAGAAAGTTGTCAATTGATGATATAGTGTCTGATTATTCAAGAGCTAAAAATCGGGCAATTCttttggattatgatggtactGTGATGCCTCAAACAACAATCAGTAAGATCCCCAGTCAGGAGGTTATTTCAATCTTTAACAAACTCTGCAGTGATGTAAAGAATACTGTCTTTCTTGTTAGTGGACGAGGAAGGGACAGTCTGGGTAAGTGGTTTTCTCCATGCAAGAATCTTGGTATAGCTGCTGAACATGGATACTATCTAAG GTGGCCTTCTGATGGAGAATGGGAAATGTGTGGGCAGAGCAATGACTTTGGGTGGATGCAGCTAGCTGAGCCTGTAATGCAGCTATATACTGAATCTACAGATGGCTCCTACATTGAGAATAAAGAAAGTGCAATTGTCTGGCATCATAGGGATGCTGATCCAGGTTTTGGTTCCAGTCAGGCAAAGGAAATGTTAGAACACCTTGAAAGCGTGCTGGCAAATGAACCAGTTGCAGTGAAGAGTGGTCAGTTCATTGTAGAAGTCAAACCCCAG GGAGTCAGCAAAGGTGTAGTTGCAGAGAAGATCTTTGCATCAATGACTGAAAGGGGTCGGCAAGCTGATTTTGTATTATGCATTGGTGACGACAGATCTGATGAAGACATGTTTGAGATAATTGGAGATGCAATGAACAGTGGAGTCCTTTCATCTAATACTTCTGTTTATGCCTGCACTGTTGGTCAAAAACCTAGTAAAGCCAAGTATTATTTAGATGACACCTCAGAGGTCATAATGATGCTTGAAGCCCTTGCTGATGCCTCTGACTCTGTACCATCCTCGGTGGCTTTCACAGAAAGCTCGGACTGA
- the LOC113726205 gene encoding protein GRAVITROPIC IN THE LIGHT 1 — MDSIRPSPAPSKNKLAKKFQKVIHLKTATKNRSNNAFCLLIPQEKLKCCESQQFEKEEIEDAAKESKNRAAMEAFIAKLFATVSSVKAAYAEIQMAQFPYNGEAIQSADQAVVDELKALSELKHSFLKKQIDASPPHVTLMLAEIQEQQSLMKTYEITMKKMQNEIEGKEAQISSLQRELNEAIQNNKSLEKKINASGSFSILDNVKFSEANSKDFIMVLHYALRSIRNFVKLMIKEMVSANWDVEAAANSIQPEVNFVKKDHKGFAFESFVCREIFSGFNDPGFAVRHENQPWPNGGYQKRLFFFDQFKKVKSVSVLQFLKHNPNSFLGKFLKSKYLQLIHPKMEFSFSGNLNQRKLVNSGEYPETEFFKAFAEMGRRVWLLHCLAFSFDHEVSIFQVKKNCRFSEVYMESVTDDIFTAADGDFRVVFTVVPGFKVGQTVVQSQVYLSPARSAANS; from the coding sequence ATGGATTCAATCAGACCTTCTCCAGCTCCATCAAAAAACAAACTAGCCAAGAAATTCCAGAAAGTTATTCATCTGAAAACAGCCACAAAAAACCGCTCAAACAATGCCTTTTGTTTGCTAATACCTCAAGAAAAGCTCAAATGTTGTGAATCCCAACAGTTTGAGAAAGAAGAGATTGAAGATGCTGCAAAAGAGTCAAAGAACAGAGCTGCAATGGAGGCCTTCATTGCTAAGCTTTTTGCTACAGTTTCATCTGTTAAGGCAGCTTATGCTGAGATACAAATGGCTCAGTTTCCTTACAATGGTGAAGCTATTCAGTCTGCAGATCAGGCTGTTGTCGATGAGCTGAAAGCTCTGTCTGAGTTAAAACACAGTTTCTTGAAGAAACAGATTGATGCTTCACCCCCTCATGTGACTTTAATGCTGGCTGAGATTCAAGAACAGCAATCTCTGATGAAGACTTATGAGATTaccatgaagaaaatgcagaatGAAATTGAAGGAAAAGAGGCCCAAATTTCTTCCCTTCAACGAGAGCTGAATGAGGCCATACAGAACAACAAGTCCCTTGAGAAGAAGATCAATGCAAGTGGATCTTTTTCTATTCTTGACAATGTTAAGTTCTCTGAGGCTAATTCTAAAGACTTCATCATGGTTTTGCACTATGCATTGAGATCCATACGTAATTTTGTGAAGCTGATGATTAAAGAGATGGTGTCTGCCAATTGGGATGTTGAAGCTGCTGCAAATTCAATACAACCTGAAGTCAATTTTGTCAAGAAGGATCACAAAGGTTTTGCATTTGAATCTTTTGTCTGCAGAGAAATTTTCAGCGGTTTCAATGATCCAGGCTTTGCTGTTCGACATGAGAATCAACCTTGGCCTAATGGGGGGTATCAAAAAAGGCTTTTCTTTTTTGATCAATTCAAGAAAGTGAAGTCAGTGAGTGTTCTTCAATTTCTGAAGCACAATCCCAATTCTTTTCTTGGGAAATTCTTGAAGTCCAAGTATCTCCAGCTGATTCATCCCAAAATGGAATTCTCATTTTCTGGGAATTTGAATCAGAGAAAATTAGTAAATTCTGGTGAATATCCAGAAACTGAATTCTTCAAGGCTTTTGCTGAGATGGGAAGAAGAGTTTGGCTTTTGCACTGCTTAGCTTTCTCATTTGATCATGAAGTCAGCATTTTCCAAGTGAAAAAGAACTGTAGATTCTCTGAAGTGTACATGGAGAGCGTGACAGACGACATTTTTACTGCAGCAGATGGTGATTTTCGGGTGGTTTTTACGGTGGTTCCAGGGTTTAAGGTTGGCCAAACAGTGGTGCAAAGCCAGGTATACTTATCTCCGGCCAGGTCTGCTGCCAACAGTTAA
- the LOC140004135 gene encoding F-box/kelch-repeat protein At3g23880-like, which produces MESNAPPCTAGSVNLPTEIIIEILCRLPAKSLIRFRCVSKSWCSLIIDSNFIKKHLSQARNPANLNLKRAMVYSSSSIHKVWSFPLLSFPSHSIKDAVKLYPLGKRAGRIAFVEVCNGLFCIWMEGELFLWNPSLRQHKRLQSPVIDTPHEIGANSFVGVAVCAFGYDPHNDDYKLVRIIKFSGRGPVRTETKIYSLKSDSWRKIQECPYPFYAKSDGKFANGSIYWLIDSGEATNQASKIISFELSTETYGELPLPDDHPNGPEIHEFGLAVLRGMLSLYCNYITSHFVLWGMKDANGPQKCWEKMIGIQYQDVPLQPHSSRACYYIVPRYLFENGEVLLEAKEDDLKGVLGLYTEKSWGVETKISSGISYVREVHVYEETLVSPCLRNGA; this is translated from the coding sequence ATGGAAAGCAATGCTCCACCATGCACGGCGGGATCAGTGAATCTTCCAACAGAAATCATCATTGAAATACTCTGCAGACTTCCTGCGAAGTCACTGATACGCTTCAGGTGCGTTTCTAAATCATGGTGTTCACTAATTATTGACTCCAACTTCATCAAGAAACACCTCAGCCAAGCCAGAAATCCCGCCAACCTGAATCTGAAAAGGGCTATGGTGTACAGTAGCTCGAGTATTCATAAAGTTTggtcttttcctcttttgtcttTCCCCAGTCATTCCATCAAGGATGCAGTCAAGCTTTATCCCTTAGGAAAAAGGGCTGGCAGAATAGCATTTGTGGAAGTTTGTAATGGCTTATTTTGCATTTGGATGGAGGGAGAATTGTTCTTGTGGAATCCATCCCTAAGACAGCACAAAAGACTTCAATCACCAGTCATTGATACTCCACACGAAATTGGTGCCAATTCTTTTGTTGGAGTTGCTGTTTGTGCATTTGGTTATGATCCGCACAATGATGATTATAAACTGGTAAGAATTATAAAGTTTTCAGGACGTGGACCTGTAAGAACAGAAACAAAAATTTATTCACTGAAATCAGATTCTTGGAGAAAAATTCAGGAATGCCCTTATCCTTTTTATGCCAAATCTGATGGGAAGTTCGCGAATGGATCAATTTATTGGTTGATTGACAGTGGTGAAGCTACAAATCAAGCTTCTAAAATCATCTCTTTTGAGCTGTCAACAGAAACGTATGGTGAGCTACCACTTCCTGATGACCATCCAAATGGGCCTGAGATTCACgagtttggattagctgttttgaGAGGAATGCTTTCCTTGTATTGCAATTATATTACAAGCCATTTTGTTTTGTGgggaatgaaggatgcaaatggTCCTCAGAAATGTTGGGAAAAAATGATTGGGATTCAGTATCAAGATGTCCCTCTGCAGCCACATTCCTCAAGGGCTTGTTATTACATCGTCCCAAGGTACTTGTTTGAGAACGGGGAAGTTTTGCTGGAGGCAAAAGAGGATGATTTGAAAGGAGTTTTAGGACTATATACAGAGAAATCTTGGGGAGTTGAGACCAAAATTAGCAGTGGGATTTCTTATGTCCGCGAAGTCCATGTCTATGAGGAGACTTTAGTTTCACCCTGTCTAAGAAACGGAGCTTAG
- the LOC113726207 gene encoding uncharacterized protein: MGGGFRVLHLVRPFLSFLPEVQNADRKIPFREKVIYTVISLFIFLVCSQLPLYGIHSTTGADPFYWMRVILASNRGTVMELGITPIVTSGLVMQLLAGSKIIEVDNNVREDRALLNGAQKLLGILIAVGEAVAYVLSGMYGSVSELGVGNAILIIVQLCFAGIIVICLDELLQKGYGLGSGISLFIATNICENIIWKAFSPTTINSGRGAEFEGAVIALFHLLITRTDKVRALREAFYRQNLPNVTNLLATVLIFLIVIYFQGFRVVLPVRSKNARGQQGSYPIKLFYTSNMPIILQSALVTNLYFISQLLYRRYSGNFFVSLLGKWKESEYSGQSIPVGGLAYYVTAPSSLADMLAHPFHAVFYIIFMLSACALFSKTWIEVSGSSAKDVAKQLKEQQMVMPGHRDSNLQKELNRYIPTAAAFGGMCIGALTVLADLMGAIGSGTGILLAVTIIYQYFETFEKEKASELGFFGF, from the exons ATGGGTGGAGGATTTAGAGTGCTGCATTTGGTTAGGCCatttctttcatttctaccaGAAGTTCAGAACGCTGACAGGAAGATTCCCTTCAGAGAGAAGGTGATATATACTGTCATCTCCCTTTTTATCTTTCTCGTCTGCAGTCAACTCCCTCTTTATGGCATCCATTCTACAACTGGGGCGGATCCTTTCTATTGGATGCGTGTCATTCTTGCCTCTAATCGTGGTACTGTCATGGAGCTGGGAATTACACCTATTGTAACGTCAGGACTGGTCATGCAATTGTTAGCTGGATCAAAAATCATTGAGGTTGACAACAATGTCCGCGAGGATCGAGCGCTTTT AAATGGTGCTCAGAAGCTGCTCGGAATCCTGATTGCAGTTGGTGAAGCTGTTGCTTATGTGCTGTCAGGGATGTATGGCAGTGTGAGTGAACTTGGGGTTGGCAATGCCATTCTTATCATTGTTCAGCTTTGTTTCGCTGGTATCATTGTCATATGCTTAGATGAGCTTCTTCAGAAGGGCTATGGTCTTGGCTCTGGGATTTCTTTATTCATAGCAACCAATATCTG TGAAAATATAATCTGGAAAGCATTTAGCCCCACCACTATCAATAGCGGGCGTGGTGCTGAGTTTGAAGGTGCTGTTATTGCTTTGTTCCATCTACTGATAACAAGGACAGATAAAGTTCGAGCTCTCCGTGAGGCCTTCTACCGACAGAATCTGCCAAATGTTACAAATCTTCTTGCTACAGTTTTGATCTTCCTCATAGTTATCTACTTCCAAGGTTTCCGTGTGGTTTTGCCTGTGCGCTCAAAGAATGCCCGTGGACAACAGGGCTCATATCCGATTAAGCTTTTTTACACCTCTAACATGCCCATCATTCTTCAATCTGCACTTGTAACAAACCTCTACTTCATCTCCCAG TTATTGTACCGAAGGTACAGTGGAAATTTCTTTGTCAGTTTGTTGGGCAAATGGAAGGAATCTGAATATTCAGGTCAGTCCATTCCTGTGGGTGGTCTGGCATACTATGTTACTGCACCATCAAG TCTGGCGGACATGCTAGCACATCCCTTCCATGCGGTCTTTTATATAATCTTCATGCTCAGTGCCTGTGCACTATTCTCGAAAACTTGGATTGAAGTATCTGGATCTTCAGCTAAAGATGTTGCCAAGCAGCTAAAG GAGCAACAAATGGTGATGCCTGGACATCGCGATTCCAATTTGCAGAAGGAACTGAACCGTTATATACCTACTGCAGCTGCCTTTGGTGGAATGTGCATTGGTGCATTAACAGTTTTGGCAGACTTAATGGGAGCTATTGGTTCAGGGACTGGAATTCTTCTTGCAGTTACTATTATTTATCAGTACTTTGAGACTTTTGAGAAGGAGAAAGCCAGTGAGCTGGGCTTCTTTGGATTCTAA